In one window of Acipenser ruthenus chromosome 34, fAciRut3.2 maternal haplotype, whole genome shotgun sequence DNA:
- the LOC117962418 gene encoding prostaglandin E2 receptor EP1 subtype-like → MLAIQNMSQLLPPLNSNGTVGQGNGTQDEVAAVPDPPPVNFSVSAIIPGLSMTLGAISNIIALVILAKSYARFRRRSKATFLLFASCLVVTDFAGHVIPGAFVLRLYAVHKKWSDIDPTGALCQLFGASMVFFGLCPLFLGCVMAIERCVGVTRPLLHASLVTSTRTKLTLSGIWLSALCISLLPSLNVGNYSIQFPNTWCFIRVHGPNQSSDLAFGLLFSLLGLASLGVSLVCNTISGLSLVRARCRKRTCNRRAKSHDIEMVVQLLGIMVVSCICWSPILIFVALSVSQSLSSSQYDVRHYEWLMFLGVRLASWNQILDPWVYILLRRAVLRKIYQIVMRQGDLKGSKLGRWEASSFQSCEGTVMKRL, encoded by the exons ATGTTAGCCATCCAGAACATGTCCCAGCTGCTCCCTCCCTTGAACTCCAATGGGACGGTAGGCCAGGGGAACGGGACCCAGGATGAAGTTGCGGCGGTGCCAGACCCCCCACCGGTCAACTTTTCTGTCTCTGCCATCATCCCCGGCCTGTCTATGACACTGGGCGCCATCTCCAACATCATCGCCTTGGTCATCCTGGCTAAATCTTACGCCCGCTTCCGACGGCGCTCCAAAGCCACCTTCCTTCTGTTTGCCAGCTGCTTGGTGGTGACGGACTTCGCAGGACATGTGATACCGGGAGCATTTGTTCTCCGGTTGTACGCTGTACACAAAAAATGGAGCGATATTGACCCCACGGGAGCGTTGTGTCAGCTCTTTGGGGCAAGCATGGTCTTTTTTGGGCTGTGTCCACTCTTTCTTGGCTGTGTGATGGCTATTGAGCGCTGTGTGGGAGTCACCCGCCCGCTCCTGCATGCTTCTCTGGTGACCTCGACCCGTACTAAGCTGACACTCTCAGGGATCtggctctctgctctctgcatcTCCCTGCTGCCCAGCCTGAATGTGGGCAACTACTCTATACAGTTCCCCAATACCTGGTGCTTTATCAGGGTGCATGGCCCCAACCAGAGCTCAGACCTGGCCTTTGGACTCCTCTTCTCCCTGCTCGGCCTGGCCTCCTTGGGAGTGTCCCTGGTTTGCAACACCATCAGCGGGCTCAGCCTGGTCCGTGCACGCTGCCGCAAGCGCACCTGCAACCGGAGAGCCAAGTCCCACGACATTGAGATGGTGGTGCAGCTGCTTGGGATCATGGTGGTGTCCTGCATCTGCTGGAGCCCCATTCTG ATCTTCGTGGCTCTGTCAGTCAGCCAGTCGCTCAGCAGCTCACAGTATGACGTGCGACACTACGAGTGGCTCATGTTCCTGGGGGTGCGGCTGGCTTCCTGGAACCAGATCCTGGACCCCTGGGTCTATATCCTGCTGCGGAGGGCCGTCCTGAGGAAGATCTATCAGATTGTGATGAGGCAGGGAGACCTCAAGGGCAGCAAGCTGGGACGATGGGAGGCCAGCTCCTTCCAGAGCTGTGAAGGGACAGTCATGAAGCGGCTCTGA